TGCCGATCGTCGTCTGCGCCGCCATCGGCTATTTCCTGGGACGACCGGAAATCATTAAACCCATTTACCGGTGCAGCAGTACCTTGATGCTCGAGTATCCGCAGTCGCTGTCGGGAGATCTTGCACACATCGTTCCCACGACATCAATGGGGGAGCAACTGGCCCGTTTGCAGAACCAGATTCAGAGCGAATCCTTTCTCGAGAAGGTGATCATCACCACGGGGATGGATAAGGACCCGTCGGTGAGGGATTGGGCGAATCGAAACCGGAATCGGTACCCCGATCTCACCGAGGATGAACTCGCCGATCTGCGGCTGATGAAACTCCTGCGGGAAATGATCCGGATGACATCGCCGCGGGCGAATGTTTTTCAGATCAGCGTACAGGACCATATTCCTGAAAGGGCGAGGCTTATCGCCACGACCCTGACGCGCGCCGTCATCGAGGCGAAGGAAAGCTCGCGGATGGATCTTCTCCGGGCGACGCATGAATTCAGTCTTGAGCAATTGGCTCTCTATAAGCAAAAACTCTCCGAATCGGAACATCGCCTTGAAAACGCCCATCAAAGTGAGGGCGGCCGGAGTGACAGGGCGAATCTGGTCGACGCTTCAAATCGGGATGTGGCTTGGTCCTTGCGTGAAAATGCGATAACACAGCGCGATAAGGCGGTATCGTTATTCGACGCCAGCTCAGACTCATTGGCGGCGACCGATCCGCGGCTGAAAGCGATCCTCCTCGGCCTTCAGAACGCGACATGGATGAACGAGGCTGTGGCGGAACTCGTGGCGCTTGAGAAGAAATATATAGAGCAGACCTTGCGCCCAACGCTCGACGGCGAAGATCCTCAATCGGTTGCCATCCGGCAAGCGCGAAAATTCGAATCTCTCCGTGACGACGCGGGCAGGATGCTGGCGCAGGTTTATCCGGAACTCGAAAACGGCCACCGCCAGGTGCTGGCGGCCGTACTGCTCCAGGATGTAAAGCAGCGTCTCGCCCGCTTCCGCGTCGAACATCTCGATGCGCTGATCGACGCGCATCAGGGGCGGGTGAGGAGGCAACCGGAGGTAGCCCTCGAAATCCGCCGTTTGGAGGAAGAGGTCGAGACGAATCGGACTCTCTATAATGCCTTTGTGCAACAAATCGCCTCGGCGGAGATCTCGGAAGCCTTTGAGTCGACAAAAGTGGGAGGGAAAATCACGATTCTGGAGCCGCCGCAGAGACCCTTGAAGCCGGTCCGCCCGAACCGCATGGCATTGTTCCTCCTGGCCCTTCTTGTGGGCGCCGGCGCCGGACTCGGTGGGATCTTCCTACTCGAACAACATGATCCCAGCTTGAGGGATATACGGCAGGTCGAGGATGCCACAGGATTGAAGGTTTTGGGAACGATTCCCGCGATGAAGGAATTGCACCGCTTGCTCCGCCATCGGGAGAACGGCGCCTTGTCCGAAACGGCAAGGCAGCAGCTTTCTGAAATATTTCTCAGTGACAATCAGACGTATCATGAATGCCGCAAGGTCTTTCTTGATATATCCCGTGAGCGGGGTGAAAAGACGTGCACGATCCTGGTCACCTCCGCGCGCGCCGGGGAGGGCAAGACAACCGCATCCTCGTTCCTCGCCATCACGATGGCGCGGGAGGCGCCCCATGCAAAGATTGTCCTCGTCGATTTGGATGCCCGGCGGCCGGCCCTTCATCGTTACTTCGGTTACGATCCGGAAGCGAACGGTGTCCGTCAGATTCTGCGGGAGGATATGGATCCCGAATCGGTTCTGCTGCCGACCTGGCTGCCCAACATAAGAGTGCTGCCGATCGGTAAGGAGAAGGATGAGAAACATTCCAGCCTCGCGGCGGAGGATATCCGGTCGCTTCTGAACCGTCTTCGCCCAATGGCTGATTATATCGTTCTGGATACTCCTCCCAATCTCCCCATCCCCGACGCCCTGGTCGCAGGGCAGGAAGTCGACGCCGTGCTGGTCGTGGTAAAAGCAGGGGATACTCCCCGCCGTGTCGTCCAAAGA
This sequence is a window from Candidatus Eisenbacteria bacterium. Protein-coding genes within it:
- a CDS encoding AAA family ATPase, encoding MNRPARLPLPPGADRLDLRSIANLLWRRKWILMLPIVVCAAIGYFLGRPEIIKPIYRCSSTLMLEYPQSLSGDLAHIVPTTSMGEQLARLQNQIQSESFLEKVIITTGMDKDPSVRDWANRNRNRYPDLTEDELADLRLMKLLREMIRMTSPRANVFQISVQDHIPERARLIATTLTRAVIEAKESSRMDLLRATHEFSLEQLALYKQKLSESEHRLENAHQSEGGRSDRANLVDASNRDVAWSLRENAITQRDKAVSLFDASSDSLAATDPRLKAILLGLQNATWMNEAVAELVALEKKYIEQTLRPTLDGEDPQSVAIRQARKFESLRDDAGRMLAQVYPELENGHRQVLAAVLLQDVKQRLARFRVEHLDALIDAHQGRVRRQPEVALEIRRLEEEVETNRTLYNAFVQQIASAEISEAFESTKVGGKITILEPPQRPLKPVRPNRMALFLLALLVGAGAGLGGIFLLEQHDPSLRDIRQVEDATGLKVLGTIPAMKELHRLLRHRENGALSETARQQLSEIFLSDNQTYHECRKVFLDISRERGEKTCTILVTSARAGEGKTTASSFLAITMAREAPHAKIVLVDLDARRPALHRYFGYDPEANGVRQILREDMDPESVLLPTWLPNIRVLPIGKEKDEKHSSLAAEDIRSLLNRLRPMADYIVLDTPPNLPIPDALVAGQEVDAVLVVVKAGDTPRRVVQRGVEIQLQFSDNVRGILLNNASDTLPFYDDYRYYGYGYEKKKS